The following are from one region of the Haemophilus parainfluenzae genome:
- the htpX gene encoding protease HtpX, translating into MMMRILLFLATNFAVMLVLGIILNVTGIAGNSTGGILIMAMLFGFAGSLISLFLSKTMALRSVGAEVITEPRNQAERWLVETVRRQAQQAGIPMPDVAIYHSNDANAFATGATKNNSLVAISTGLLNSMTEEEAEAVLAHEVSHIANGDMVTMTLLQGVLNTFVIFLSRVIANVVASSRNGDEESRSSGIYFLVSMVLEIVFGILASIIAMWFSRYREYRADAGSAQLVGKEKMIAALQRLQQIHEPQEMEGSLNAFMINGKRSELFMSHPPLEKRIEALRSL; encoded by the coding sequence ATTATGATGCGAATCCTTTTATTTTTAGCCACTAACTTTGCTGTAATGCTTGTGTTAGGGATTATTTTAAATGTGACCGGTATTGCGGGTAATAGTACAGGTGGCATTTTAATTATGGCGATGCTTTTTGGTTTTGCCGGATCATTGATTTCGTTATTTTTATCAAAAACCATGGCATTGCGCTCTGTGGGCGCGGAAGTGATTACCGAACCTCGTAATCAAGCTGAACGTTGGTTGGTAGAAACGGTACGCCGTCAAGCGCAACAAGCAGGCATCCCAATGCCAGATGTGGCGATCTACCATTCTAATGATGCGAATGCTTTTGCTACAGGGGCAACAAAAAACAATTCTTTAGTAGCGATTAGTACAGGCTTATTAAACTCCATGACGGAAGAAGAAGCTGAAGCGGTATTAGCTCACGAAGTCTCCCACATTGCGAATGGCGATATGGTGACCATGACTTTATTACAAGGCGTATTGAATACCTTTGTGATTTTCTTATCTCGTGTAATTGCTAATGTGGTGGCAAGTTCTCGTAATGGCGATGAAGAAAGCCGCAGCTCAGGCATTTACTTCTTGGTTTCAATGGTGTTAGAAATTGTATTTGGTATTTTAGCAAGCATTATCGCGATGTGGTTCTCACGTTATCGTGAATATCGTGCAGATGCTGGCTCCGCACAGCTTGTAGGTAAAGAAAAAATGATTGCGGCACTGCAACGTCTACAACAAATTCATGAGCCTCAAGAGATGGAAGGTTCACTTAATGCCTTTATGATTAACGGCAAACGTAGCGAACTCTTTATGAGCCATCCTCCACTTGAAAAACGTATCGAAGCATTACGTAGTTTATAA
- the mobA gene encoding molybdenum cofactor guanylyltransferase MobA codes for MEYTISAVILAGGKARRMNGADKGLQLLQNKPLISHVIERLQPQVVDISINANRHHTEYAQWGVPVFSDELPDFQGPLSGMLTALEQAKTDFVLFVPCDSPYFPQNLLEKLKSAVKNDRTLIAYAKDKEREHPTFCLMSVQLKEKLRAYLNEGERRLLQFMNKNGAVAVQFDEQEGRFVNFNTLEDLQ; via the coding sequence ATGGAATACACAATAAGTGCGGTTATTTTGGCTGGCGGAAAAGCACGGAGAATGAATGGGGCGGATAAAGGCTTACAGCTTTTACAAAATAAACCGTTAATTAGTCATGTGATTGAGCGCTTACAACCCCAAGTAGTTGATATATCGATTAATGCTAATCGTCACCATACGGAGTATGCTCAATGGGGGGTTCCCGTATTTTCAGATGAATTGCCTGATTTTCAGGGACCGTTGAGCGGTATGCTGACAGCGCTCGAACAAGCTAAAACAGATTTTGTACTTTTTGTGCCCTGCGATAGCCCGTATTTTCCACAAAACTTATTAGAAAAACTAAAAAGTGCGGTTAAAAATGACCGCACTTTAATAGCTTATGCAAAAGATAAAGAGCGTGAACACCCGACATTTTGTTTGATGTCCGTTCAGCTTAAAGAGAAGTTACGTGCTTATTTAAACGAGGGCGAACGTCGCTTATTACAATTTATGAACAAAAATGGCGCGGTTGCTGTCCAATTTGACGAACAAGAAGGACGATTTGTAAATTTTAATACCTTAGAAGATTTACAATAA
- a CDS encoding YihD family protein: MKCKRLNEVLELLQPYWSKDPDLSLLQILQKIADEAGFDKPVAELSDEVIIYHLKMHGTDKFEPIPGIKKDYEEDFKTALLKARGIIK, translated from the coding sequence ATGAAATGTAAGCGTTTAAATGAAGTTTTGGAACTTTTACAACCTTACTGGTCTAAAGACCCAGATCTTAGCTTGCTACAAATTTTGCAAAAAATTGCTGATGAAGCAGGTTTCGATAAGCCCGTGGCAGAATTATCTGATGAAGTGATTATTTATCATTTAAAAATGCATGGCACAGATAAGTTTGAGCCAATTCCTGGCATCAAAAAAGATTATGAAGAAGATTTTAAAACCGCATTGTTAAAAGCGCGCGGAATTATTAAATAA
- the dsbA gene encoding thiol:disulfide interchange protein DsbA: MKKFLFLLGALFSFNAFAANLEEGKQYVQVGQTASAQPEVIEFFSFYCPHCYAFEMEYHIPKQVAESLPKGTEFKQYHVNFLGRQSENLTRAWALAMALGAESKVKAPLFEAAQQDKLSSMDDIRKIFIDNGVTAEQFDNNINSFAVNGLVNKQVNAAEQFKVHGVPDFYVNGKYRVNPEGLNYDDFVKDYVETVKGLLQK, encoded by the coding sequence ATGAAAAAATTTTTATTTTTACTCGGTGCTTTATTTTCATTTAACGCATTCGCAGCTAATTTAGAAGAAGGTAAACAATACGTTCAAGTGGGTCAAACCGCTTCTGCACAGCCTGAAGTGATTGAATTTTTCTCTTTCTACTGCCCGCATTGCTATGCCTTTGAAATGGAATACCACATTCCAAAACAAGTTGCAGAAAGCTTACCAAAAGGCACTGAATTTAAACAATATCATGTTAACTTCTTAGGTCGTCAATCTGAAAACCTCACTCGTGCATGGGCATTAGCGATGGCACTTGGTGCAGAAAGCAAAGTGAAAGCGCCTTTATTCGAAGCGGCACAGCAAGATAAATTAAGCTCAATGGACGATATTCGTAAAATCTTCATTGATAACGGTGTGACTGCTGAACAATTTGATAACAACATCAACAGCTTTGCTGTAAACGGTTTAGTGAATAAACAAGTGAATGCGGCTGAGCAGTTTAAAGTACATGGCGTACCTGATTTCTATGTAAATGGCAAATATCGTGTGAACCCTGAAGGCTTAAATTACGATGATTTCGTCAAAGATTATGTAGAAACCGTGAAAGGTTTATTGCAAAAATAA
- a CDS encoding DUF413 domain-containing protein, translated as MAASFSVTRRFFDDKNYPRGFSRHGDYTIKESQVLEQYGQAFKALDSGERKPATKEEKEFVAFCRGERAPETFFEKTWNKYRTRINTTKRVYTLSGDVSEAASGGEDYSGE; from the coding sequence ATGGCTGCTAGTTTCAGTGTTACTCGTCGTTTTTTTGACGACAAAAACTACCCACGCGGATTTTCCCGTCACGGTGATTATACAATCAAAGAATCCCAAGTATTAGAGCAATATGGTCAAGCGTTTAAAGCATTAGATTCAGGCGAGCGCAAGCCAGCGACAAAAGAAGAAAAAGAATTTGTTGCATTTTGCCGTGGTGAACGTGCACCGGAAACTTTCTTCGAAAAAACCTGGAATAAATATCGTACTCGCATTAACACAACAAAACGTGTTTACACCTTATCAGGTGATGTGAGCGAAGCGGCTTCTGGCGGCGAAGATTATTCTGGCGAATAA
- the trmA gene encoding tRNA (uridine(54)-C5)-methyltransferase TrmA, with product MQLPISQYTELLQKKTEKLTALLQPFNAPEIAVFDSPTSHYRMRAEFRIWHDKGDFYHIMFDQSTLQRYRVDEFPIASKLINRMMKALLPLLKTQEVLYKKLFQIDYLSTLSNKIIVSLLYHKQLTEEWQSAAANLKSELQQLGFDVQLIGRANKQKICLEQDFVDEVLPVKGRNYVYRQVENSFTQPNAAVNCKMLEWAIDCTQGSQGDLLELYCGNGNFSIALAQNFRKVLATEIAKPSVAAAQFNIAENAIDNLQIIRMSAEEFTQAMNGLREFNRLKGIDLKAYQCNTIFVDPPRAGLDPDTVKLVQNYDRILYISCNPHTLCENLQTLSQTHRIEKAALFDQFPYTDHMESGVWLVRK from the coding sequence ATGCAACTACCCATTTCCCAATATACCGAACTCCTGCAAAAAAAGACTGAAAAACTGACCGCACTTTTGCAGCCTTTTAACGCCCCAGAAATAGCCGTGTTTGATTCGCCAACCAGCCATTATCGGATGCGTGCAGAATTTCGTATTTGGCATGATAAAGGCGATTTTTATCACATCATGTTTGATCAAAGCACCTTGCAGCGCTATCGAGTTGATGAGTTTCCAATTGCCAGCAAACTGATCAATCGCATGATGAAAGCCTTATTACCGTTGTTAAAAACGCAGGAAGTGCTTTATAAAAAACTGTTTCAAATTGATTATTTGAGCACACTCAGCAATAAGATCATTGTGAGCCTGCTTTACCACAAGCAACTCACGGAAGAATGGCAAAGCGCTGCAGCAAACCTAAAAAGTGAATTACAACAACTTGGTTTTGATGTGCAGCTGATTGGTCGTGCGAATAAACAAAAAATCTGTTTAGAGCAAGATTTTGTTGATGAAGTATTACCGGTAAAAGGGCGTAATTATGTTTATCGCCAAGTAGAAAATAGTTTCACTCAACCTAATGCAGCGGTGAATTGCAAGATGTTGGAATGGGCGATTGATTGCACTCAAGGTTCTCAAGGTGATTTATTAGAGCTGTATTGTGGTAACGGCAATTTCTCTATTGCCCTTGCACAAAACTTCCGCAAAGTACTTGCTACTGAAATCGCCAAGCCATCCGTGGCTGCCGCACAATTTAATATTGCGGAAAATGCGATCGATAATCTGCAAATTATTCGTATGTCCGCAGAAGAATTTACCCAAGCAATGAATGGCCTACGTGAGTTTAATCGCTTAAAAGGCATTGATTTAAAAGCCTATCAATGCAATACGATTTTTGTTGATCCACCACGCGCGGGACTTGATCCAGATACAGTGAAACTGGTACAGAATTACGATCGTATTTTATACATCTCCTGCAATCCACATACCCTTTGTGAGAATTTGCAAACCCTAAGCCAAACCCACCGCATTGAAAAAGCGGCGCTGTTTGATCAATTCCCTTACACAGATCATATGGAAAG